Proteins co-encoded in one Gossypium arboreum isolate Shixiya-1 chromosome 11, ASM2569848v2, whole genome shotgun sequence genomic window:
- the LOC128283924 gene encoding photosystem II CP47 reaction center protein-like — translation MGRLEYYRGDYNKSGYLSYEGVVGAHIVFSACASWRLSALGAACFGFGAFHVTGLYGLGIWVSDPYGLTGKVQPINPAWGVEGFETKSAFLSQ, via the exons ATGGGGCGGTTGGAGTATTACAGGGGGGACTATAACAAATCTGGGTATTTGAGTTACGAAGGTGTGGTAGGAGCACATATTGTATTTTCGGCTTGTGCTTCTTGGCGACTATCGGCATTGG GAGCGGCTTGCTTTGGCTTTGGCGCATTTCATGTAACAGGATTGTATGGTCTTGGAATATGGGTGTCGGACCCTTATGGACTAACTGGCAAGGTCCAACCTATAAATCCGGCATGGGGCGTGGAAGGTTTTGAAACTAAGAGCGCTTTCTTATCACAGTAG